CCGCCGGAGGGTATGATTGCTTTTCAGATCGGCATTATGCTTCCACCCAGCACTTCCGTTTCTTAAGATGCTTGCTTCCGCCCGCTTGCTTTCAAGGTGATTTGCTATCTCGCCCAGCAAATCCTCGTTACCACTGCAACTGATGGCACACCGCTTGCCTTTGGCGCATACCCCCTTGAGATGGCAACAGGCATAGGCGTAGGTGCGGTAGCGTATTCTTCCGGCAGCATCCTCGCTCTTTTCCCGGTAAAGTTTTTGTCCCGGGGA
The Clostridia bacterium genome window above contains:
- a CDS encoding transposase, giving the protein MTAWPGWPGKGHLHLSPGQKLYREKSEDAAGRIRYRTYAYACCHLKGVCAKGKRCAISCSGNEDLLGEIANHLESKRAEASILRNGSAGWKHNADLKSNHTLRRARYCGNLAVHIQALMAACAHNVCQLVKHLKTLTKHPPALAQLKREEPRMSSVG